The genomic DNA TGcttcatgttttctgtttctgttctttttaatcatgtaaagcacattaccttgagtatgaaatgtgctatacaaataaatgtcccttgccttgcctaagcAACGGTTGTAAGAGGCACTCAACAATCTTAATTATTCACTAAATGTGTtactgatttagatttaatacattaaagcatccaatgtgaacatttttaaatccaagttaaaagctttttttttctctcttctgtttatgaaataaataatagtttaaatgttgatttcattcattttccgacccacttattcctgtttaggGTTGTGGGGGTCTGCCGGTATCAATCTCCAGCTCTTattgggtgggggtacaccctggacagggtgccagtccatcgcagggcaacacagacaaccactcactctcattcactccaaTGTGAGTGATtgagcaatttagagactccaatcaaccttacagcaGCACTGGGTGAACAAGCAGAACTCCACACAGAACGGACCCAGGTATCCACCCCAGGGATTGATCCCAGAattttcttgctgtgaggcagacgtgctaaccaccgTCACCCTATTTcaaactgtttaatgtttttcagcTTCACAAggtcaaataaaacacaaagaagtcaattggaaaaaatgaagAGATATCACTGTTAGAGCAAAAGTTGGGCATTTGGAGGAGTTGCCTGTCCTGAGAAGTTTCTTGTTAGTCTTTGACCGTTGATTTTCGAGCTAGTGATGCTTTTCATTGTCAGTTCAATTAAATTGTTgacttcatccatccatcttcatacccgcttattcccgtttatcagggtcggggaggtctgccggtgccaatctccggctctcatagggcactggtacaccctggacagggcgccagtccatcacagggcaacacagacagacaaccactcactcactcactcctatgggcaatttagagactccaatcaaccttacagtcatgtttttggattgtgggaagaagccagagtacctggaggaaacccacgcagtaCATATATacgtacatatatatatatttttttttatatatatattattattagtaattattagtaataattatttatatattattatttattattattattgtattattattattgtaattattatttatatattattattagttttaattctattattaaaactaataaCTATTATTAGTTTTAATTCATCACTGCAGAGCAAACAGTTGGTTGAACAATGACTGATGACAAACTTTTGGGGTGTGCAGTTACATCAAGCCCTTTAATATTCTTCTCCTTCCTCTCCCTCATCTTCCACACTATCAGCGCCAACTTCTTCATAATCTTTCTCCAGGGCAGCCATGTCCTCTCTGGCCTCTGAGAATTCTCCCTCCTCCATTCCCTCTCCAACATACCAGTGGACAAAGGCTCTCTTGGCGTACATGAGGTCAAACTTGTAGTTTAGTCTGGCCCAGGCCTCAGAGATGGCAGTGGTGTTGCTCAGCATGCAAACGGCCCTCTGCACTTTGGCCAGGTCTCCTCCAGGAACCACAGAGGGAGGCTGGTAGTTGATGCCCACCTTGAAGCCAGTGGGGCACCAGTCCACAAACTGGATGGAGCGTTTGGTCTTAATGGCTGCAATGGCAGCGTTGACGTCTTTTGGCGCCACATCACCTCGATACAGCAGACAGCAGGCCATGTATTTACCATGGCGAGGATCACACTTCACCATCTGATTGGCTGGCTCGAAGCAGGCGTTTGTGATTTCAGACACAGACAGCTGCTCATGGTAGGCTTTCTCAGCAGAGATGACCGGGGCATAGGTGGCCATTGGGAAGTGGATACGAGGGTAAGGCACCAAGTTGGTCTGAAACTCTGTCAGATCAACATTCAGAGCTCCATCAAAACGAAGAGAAGATGTGATTGATGAGACGGTCTGGCTCATGAGACGGTTAAGATTAGGGTATGAAGGGTGCTTAATATCAAGGTTCCTCTGGCAGATGTCGTAGATGGCCTCGTTGTCCACCATGAAGGCACAGTCTGAGTGCTCCAAGGTGGTGTGGGTGGTCAGGATGGAGTTGTAAGGCTCAACTACAGCAGTGGAAATCTGGGGTGATGGGTAGA from Gouania willdenowi chromosome 4, fGouWil2.1, whole genome shotgun sequence includes the following:
- the LOC114462123 gene encoding tubulin alpha chain-like — encoded protein: MREIISIHVGQAGVQIGNSCWELFCLEHGIQPNGQVLSNQESGGGDDSFNTFFSETGTGKRVPRALYVDLEPTVIDEVRTGTYRQLFHPDQLITGKEDAANNYARGHYTIGKEIIELVMDRTRKMADQCTGLQGFLIYHSFGGGTGSGFTSLLMERLSVDYGKKAKLEFAVYPSPQISTAVVEPYNSILTTHTTLEHSDCAFMVDNEAIYDICQRNLDIKHPSYPNLNRLMSQTVSSITSSLRFDGALNVDLTEFQTNLVPYPRIHFPMATYAPVISAEKAYHEQLSVSEITNACFEPANQMVKCDPRHGKYMACCLLYRGDVAPKDVNAAIAAIKTKRSIQFVDWCPTGFKVGINYQPPSVVPGGDLAKVQRAVCMLSNTTAISEAWARLNYKFDLMYAKRAFVHWYVGEGMEEGEFSEAREDMAALEKDYEEVGADSVEDEGEEGEEY